TCAGTTAAAGGTACAACTCATCATTATGGGCTAAATATCGTACATAAAAGTCGAGGGCCTACCCGTCAGTGTAAAAACATAATTGATCCGTTCGACTGTTTCAAACTGTTCATAACAGGAGATATCGTCGACGAAGTTGTAAAGTGGacaaatgttgaaataaatCAACGCCAATCAATCTTACTAGCAAATACGGATCAGACACAACGACGTAacacaaatgcaaatgaaatatatgcagTTATGGGTATATTGGTGTTGACCGCTGTTAAAAAAGAACAGCATTTATCTGTGGAGGAATTATTTGACAGGTGTTATTCTGGATCCATCTACGCAAGCGTTCCTACCAAAGCCAGATTTCAATTTCTTATGTCCTGCCTGCGGTTCGACGATAAATCTCTGCGCCTGCAATTAGTGGGTGATAAATTCGTACCCATCAGAAAAATATGggaaatgtttgtaaaaaaatgcaggGAAAATTACAGTCCTGGTCCATGCCTTACAGTG
This genomic stretch from Anastrepha ludens isolate Willacy unplaced genomic scaffold, idAnaLude1.1 ptg000018l, whole genome shotgun sequence harbors:
- the LOC128870638 gene encoding uncharacterized protein LOC128870638 is translated as MANQQSLTDKQIEKFLSCCDSNDEFESDDSEIGCDTEVEEEDFVANTSSSDEATDEDEDNVITCEKTILRGKNGHKLSSVKGTTHHYGLNIVHKSRGPTRQCKNIIDPFDCFKLFITGDIVDEVVKWTNVEINQRQSILLANTDQTQRRNTNANEIYAVMGILVLTAVKKEQHLSVEELFDRCYSGSIYASVPTKARFQFLMSCLRFDDKSLRLQLVGDKFVPIRKIWEMFVKKCRENYSPGPCLTVDEQPLAFRGKCSFKMYIPNKPAKYGIKMVMLCDSGTKYMVDAIPYLAKIRTILQCLLESSM